In Argiope bruennichi chromosome 4, qqArgBrue1.1, whole genome shotgun sequence, a single window of DNA contains:
- the LOC129966155 gene encoding phosphoserine phosphatase-like isoform X1 → MSLKITPPSLKRTANWIKGYLQNISTMGRLDDRVKSIWRSADAVCFDIDSTVCTDEAIDELAKFVGREKEVAELTQQAMRGNLSFREALAKRLEIIKPSVYIMRRYLETNPPKLTPGIRELVSALHERKIPVYLISGGFDTIIQTVADELNIPHSHIFANKIKYYFDGEYAGYDEDCPTSEQDGKAQVIAYLKHRYGYQRLVMIGDGVTDLVASPPADLFIGFGGNQIREKVRKNAKWFVTSFDELTKELKWK, encoded by the exons ATGTCTTTAAAAATCACTCCACCGTCTCTGAAACGAACA GCCAATTGGATAAAAGGatatttacaaaacatttctACCATGGGCCGATTAGACGATCGAGTTAAATCAATTTGGAGGTCTGCTGATGCTGTATGCTTTGATATAGATTCTACAGTCTGCACTGATGAAGCCATTGACGAACTAGCAAAGTTTGTTGGACGAGAAAAAGAAGTGGCTGAATT aactcAGCAGGCCATGAGAGGTAATCTCTCCTTCCGTGAAGCTTTGGCCAAGAGACTTGAAATCATTAAACCATCGGTGTATATTATGAGAAGGTACCTGGAAACAAATCCACCAAAACTGACTCCTGGGATTAG ggaATTAGTGTCTGCTCTTCATGAGAGAAAAATCCCTGTGTATCTTATATCTGGAGGTTTTGATACCATTATACAAACAGTAGCAGATGAGCTGAATATTCCTCACAGTCATATCTTTGcaaacaagataaaatattattttgatg GTGAATATGCTGGATATGATGAGGACTGTCCTACAAGTGAACAAGATGGCAAAGCACAAGTTATTGCATACTTGAAACATCGTTATGGATATCAGAGGCTTGTTATGATTGGAGATGGAGTTACAGATCTTGTGGCATCACCACCAGCT gatCTTTTCATTGGTTTTGGTGGGAACCAGATAAGAGAAAAGGTTCGAAAGAATGCAAAATGGTTTGTTACAAGTTTTGATGAACTTACAAAAGAGCTTAAATGGAAATGA
- the LOC129966155 gene encoding phosphoserine phosphatase-like isoform X2: MGRLDDRVKSIWRSADAVCFDIDSTVCTDEAIDELAKFVGREKEVAELTQQAMRGNLSFREALAKRLEIIKPSVYIMRRYLETNPPKLTPGIRELVSALHERKIPVYLISGGFDTIIQTVADELNIPHSHIFANKIKYYFDGEYAGYDEDCPTSEQDGKAQVIAYLKHRYGYQRLVMIGDGVTDLVASPPADLFIGFGGNQIREKVRKNAKWFVTSFDELTKELKWK, translated from the exons ATGGGCCGATTAGACGATCGAGTTAAATCAATTTGGAGGTCTGCTGATGCTGTATGCTTTGATATAGATTCTACAGTCTGCACTGATGAAGCCATTGACGAACTAGCAAAGTTTGTTGGACGAGAAAAAGAAGTGGCTGAATT aactcAGCAGGCCATGAGAGGTAATCTCTCCTTCCGTGAAGCTTTGGCCAAGAGACTTGAAATCATTAAACCATCGGTGTATATTATGAGAAGGTACCTGGAAACAAATCCACCAAAACTGACTCCTGGGATTAG ggaATTAGTGTCTGCTCTTCATGAGAGAAAAATCCCTGTGTATCTTATATCTGGAGGTTTTGATACCATTATACAAACAGTAGCAGATGAGCTGAATATTCCTCACAGTCATATCTTTGcaaacaagataaaatattattttgatg GTGAATATGCTGGATATGATGAGGACTGTCCTACAAGTGAACAAGATGGCAAAGCACAAGTTATTGCATACTTGAAACATCGTTATGGATATCAGAGGCTTGTTATGATTGGAGATGGAGTTACAGATCTTGTGGCATCACCACCAGCT gatCTTTTCATTGGTTTTGGTGGGAACCAGATAAGAGAAAAGGTTCGAAAGAATGCAAAATGGTTTGTTACAAGTTTTGATGAACTTACAAAAGAGCTTAAATGGAAATGA